A single region of the Betta splendens chromosome 12, fBetSpl5.4, whole genome shotgun sequence genome encodes:
- the LOC114867030 gene encoding beta-1,3-galactosyl-O-glycosyl-glycoprotein beta-1,6-N-acetylglucosaminyltransferase 4-like — MKNEGLTLRMGKRELSRFFLTVLIFCVLLLIYVKYKNIHECLGPAAPFVDIKTVHKYNINCSAIYHMDSVEVHKSVTIRQKHIVEDNDENLIYLTLNCSLFRKVRGYDDVCVSDEEKDFPIAYSLVVHKYPWMVERLIRVTYSPSNIYCIHYDLKSSLRFIAAMEGLSQCLPNVFITSKREDVIYDGFSRLKADLNCLSDLLQSEVKWKYVINLCGQDFPLRPNIELVSELKNLNGSNMLETCRPPQFKKNRYGFHYEVRDAEFEYKKTPVQTSKKKAPPPHNIEMFTGSTYFVLSRDFVVFMNASVVVRDFLAWSEDTYSPDEHFWATIVRLPGVPGEVPRSHPDITDLMSKTRLVKWSYLEESLYPPCTGLHVRDVCIFGAAEIHWLLSYGHWFANRFDTNVDPIAVQCLEEKLEERKNIFQSIAARHSL, encoded by the coding sequence atgaaaaatgaaggGTTGACTCTCCGGATGGGGAAAAGGGAGCTCAGTAGGTTCTTCCTGACTGTGCTGATATTTTGTGTCTTGCTGCTAATCTATGTCAAGTACAAAAACATTCATGAATGTTTAGGTCCCGCAGCTCCTTTTGTTGACATTAAGACAGTTCACAAATACAATATTAACTGCTCAGCCATATATCACATGGACTCAGTGGAGGTGCATAAATCTGTGACcatcagacagaaacacattgtGGAGGACAACGATGAAAATTTGATCTACCTCACATTAAACTGCTCATTATTCCGAAAGGTCAGAGGTTATGATGACGTCTGTGTCTCAGATGAAGAGAAAGACTTTCCCATCGCTTACTCTCTGGTTGTACATAAATATCCATGGATGGTGGAGAGACTGATCAGAGTGACGTACTCACCCAGTAACATCTACTGCATCCACTACGATCTGAAGTCTTCACTTCGGTTCATCGCAGCTATGGAAGGTCTGTCTCAATGTTTGCCCAACGTCTTCATCACCTCCAAACGGGAGGACGTCATTTATGATGGTTTCAGTCGGTTAAAAGCCGATTTGAACTGTCTGTCAGACCTTTTGCAGTCAGAAGTGAAGTGGAAGTACGTCATCAACCTGTGTGGTCAAGATTTCCCCCTCAGGCCCAACATTGAGCTGGTGTCAGAACTAAAGAATCTAAATGGTTCTAATATGTTGGAGACATGCAGGCCACCTCAGTTTAAGAAGAACAGGTACGGTTTTCACTACGAGGTGAGAGATGCTGaatttgaatataaaaaaaccCCAGTGCAAACGAGTAAGAAAAaggccccaccaccacacaacaTTGAGATGTTCACTGGCAGCACCTATTTTGTTCTGTCACGAGACTTTGTTGTGTTCATGAACGCCTCAGTTGTAGTCAGAGACTTTTTAGCTTGGTCAGAGGACACCTACTCCCCAGATGAACACTTCTGGGCCACCATTGTCCGACTGCCCGGCGTACCTGGAGAGGTGCCCAGATCTCACCCTGACATCACCGACCTGATGAGCAAGACCAGGCTGGTGAAGTGGTCGTACCTGGAGGAGAGCCTGTACCCGCCGTGCACGGGACTACATGTACGTGATGTTTGTATTTTTGGTGCAGCAGAGATTCATTGGTTACTGAGCTATGGTCACTGGTTCGCTAACAGGTTTGACACCAATGTGGACCCTATTGCTGTTCAATGTCTTGAGGAGAAGCTAGAGGAaaggaaaaatatttttcagtcAATAGCAGCTCGGCACTCTCTTTAA